One window of Saccharopolyspora phatthalungensis genomic DNA carries:
- a CDS encoding DUF5926 family protein, producing MSKRTAPKPQADIGIKPRQPCPCGSGKRYKACHGAAGGAANVIVTRPFEGLAAECELVALREFVPSATAKLPLRDGGEVTLATVLPMAAAALRRNDDKAFIGLQVQTHSGDISRDLARAVDWVRSAELGETLSVVGPETAEVGAVPPRLQDLLDPVAPLDVELHKDFSWWLPEDVEPTGEVALSLERANAAIMPTERLTAEGVESAYWVDAGEKAHLRWVRPEPEEQLLAALARLSARGELALGEDSRYAGSFRAHGLLVPVWDLDREKHAREWDEPAAELGRRLAEALGSLDTEPLNAAERRARDGLRGRQITIR from the coding sequence GTGTCGAAGCGAACCGCACCCAAGCCTCAGGCGGACATCGGGATCAAACCGCGCCAGCCCTGCCCGTGCGGTTCCGGGAAGCGCTACAAGGCCTGCCACGGTGCCGCCGGAGGTGCCGCCAACGTGATCGTGACCAGGCCCTTCGAGGGTTTGGCCGCGGAGTGCGAGCTGGTGGCGCTGCGCGAGTTCGTTCCGTCGGCGACGGCCAAGCTGCCGTTGCGCGACGGCGGCGAGGTCACGCTCGCGACCGTGCTGCCGATGGCCGCCGCCGCATTGCGGCGCAACGACGACAAGGCCTTCATCGGGCTCCAGGTGCAGACTCATTCCGGTGATATCAGCCGAGATCTGGCGCGTGCCGTGGATTGGGTGCGCTCCGCCGAGCTCGGTGAAACGCTGTCGGTGGTGGGCCCGGAGACGGCCGAGGTCGGCGCCGTCCCGCCCCGCTTGCAGGACCTCCTCGACCCGGTCGCGCCGCTGGATGTCGAGCTGCACAAGGACTTTTCCTGGTGGCTGCCCGAAGACGTGGAGCCGACCGGAGAGGTGGCGTTGTCCCTGGAGCGGGCCAACGCGGCGATCATGCCGACTGAACGGCTGACCGCCGAAGGTGTGGAATCCGCCTACTGGGTCGACGCCGGGGAGAAGGCCCACCTGCGGTGGGTGCGCCCGGAGCCGGAGGAACAGCTGCTCGCAGCGCTCGCGCGGCTGTCGGCCCGGGGCGAGCTCGCGCTCGGCGAGGACAGCAGGTACGCGGGGTCGTTCCGCGCGCACGGCCTGTTGGTGCCGGTGTGGGACCTCGACCGCGAGAAGCACGCGCGCGAGTGGGACGAACCCGCCGCGGAGCTCGGGCGTCGGCTGGCCGAGGCCCTCGGCTCGCTGGACACCGAGCCGCTGAACGCCGCGGAGCGGCGGGCCCGTGATGGCCTCCGCGGTCGCCAGATCACCATCCGCTGA
- a CDS encoding glycerophosphodiester phosphodiesterase, which translates to MGAVRQPTPDVVAHRGASAHHAEHTRGAYELALEQGADALECDIRVSRDGHLVCVHDRRIDRTSNARGVVSELTVAAMAEVDFTGWRHELPGSADELVRGPAGARERGVLTLDELLGMVRDHSRPVRLFVETKHPVRYGGLVEHKLVALLARYGMAGPADPESSPVLMMSFSQSAVRRFREAAPGVPTVQLFKRFRGSWRTGVLPPWADLAGPDIRLLREDPGFVERAAALGRDTYCWTVDEVADVELCRRAGVRFMATNAPASTRFHLAQSRPAQFGSVTTK; encoded by the coding sequence ATGGGCGCCGTGCGGCAACCGACCCCCGACGTTGTTGCGCACCGAGGCGCCTCGGCACACCACGCCGAGCACACCCGCGGTGCTTACGAACTGGCCCTCGAACAGGGCGCCGATGCCCTCGAATGCGATATCCGGGTCAGCCGGGACGGCCACCTGGTGTGCGTGCACGACCGGCGCATCGACCGGACTTCCAACGCTCGCGGCGTGGTCAGCGAGCTCACCGTCGCGGCGATGGCGGAGGTGGATTTCACCGGCTGGCGACACGAACTGCCAGGGTCCGCGGACGAGTTGGTTCGCGGCCCGGCGGGCGCGCGCGAGCGCGGCGTGCTGACGCTTGACGAACTGCTCGGCATGGTCCGGGACCACTCGCGGCCGGTTCGGCTATTCGTCGAGACCAAGCACCCGGTCCGCTACGGCGGGCTGGTGGAGCACAAACTGGTCGCGCTGCTGGCCCGGTACGGCATGGCGGGGCCCGCCGATCCGGAGAGCTCACCGGTGCTGATGATGTCTTTCTCCCAGTCGGCGGTGCGCCGGTTCCGCGAGGCAGCGCCCGGGGTGCCGACGGTCCAGCTGTTCAAGCGCTTCCGCGGTTCGTGGCGGACCGGGGTGCTGCCGCCGTGGGCGGACCTCGCCGGGCCGGACATCCGCTTGCTGCGCGAGGACCCGGGATTCGTTGAGCGCGCCGCGGCACTCGGGCGCGACACTTACTGCTGGACCGTCGACGAGGTCGCCGACGTCGAGCTGTGCCGCCGAGCCGGAGTGCGCTTCATGGCCACCAACGCACCCGCATCCACCCGCTTCCACCTGGCTCAATCGAGACCCGCGCAGTTCGGTAGCGTCACGACGAAGTGA
- a CDS encoding DUF4328 domain-containing protein produces MEWIATPPGGPRRIRPPRRPRRYTGPPAYPAVPRWGFPLLAWRWPLALPLRAHADPMARAESTAGTAVATLWITAVVAALATFAEGWRYVLLLISRSHALPRTPLAISDALVSTTGMILWVLGVLCGVLVVVWGLRARAAAAARIGVRNARPDWQVVVGVLVPGLNLFVPGSVLAELEHSVLVAEGARKRGVRPFPTLRVRLWWAVWGATLLLGWLVFGWGLRGSVQALADGVVLHALNNALVTVLAVQTVMVIKYLMRLLAPLDPTELKHLRVRAVHAAPPPPRAARPTTAPR; encoded by the coding sequence ATGGAGTGGATCGCCACTCCACCGGGCGGCCCGCGACGGATCCGCCCGCCGCGCCGACCGCGCCGCTACACCGGCCCGCCGGCCTATCCGGCCGTGCCGCGCTGGGGGTTCCCGCTGCTTGCATGGCGGTGGCCGCTGGCGCTGCCGCTGCGGGCGCACGCGGATCCGATGGCGCGGGCGGAATCCACCGCGGGAACCGCGGTGGCGACGCTGTGGATCACTGCGGTGGTGGCGGCCCTGGCAACCTTCGCGGAGGGCTGGCGCTACGTCCTGCTGCTGATCAGCCGCAGTCACGCATTGCCGCGCACGCCGCTAGCCATCTCCGATGCCCTGGTCAGCACGACCGGCATGATCCTCTGGGTGCTGGGCGTGCTCTGTGGCGTCTTGGTCGTGGTGTGGGGGCTGCGGGCGCGCGCTGCGGCTGCTGCGCGCATCGGCGTGCGTAACGCCCGGCCGGACTGGCAGGTCGTCGTCGGCGTCCTGGTTCCTGGGCTGAACCTGTTCGTACCGGGCTCGGTGCTGGCCGAACTGGAGCATTCCGTGCTCGTCGCGGAGGGGGCGCGGAAGCGGGGGGTACGACCGTTCCCGACCCTGCGCGTCCGACTGTGGTGGGCGGTGTGGGGGGCGACCCTGCTGCTCGGGTGGCTCGTCTTCGGCTGGGGATTACGCGGCAGCGTCCAAGCCCTGGCCGACGGCGTCGTGCTGCACGCGCTCAACAATGCCCTGGTCACCGTCCTCGCGGTGCAGACGGTCATGGTGATCAAGTACCTGATGCGGCTGCTCGCCCCGCTGGATCCGACCGAGCTCAAACACCTCAGGGTCCGCGCCGTCCATGCCGCTCCGCCACCGCCGCGGGCCGCTCGACCGACCACCGCCCCCCGCTAA
- a CDS encoding rhodanese-like domain-containing protein, protein MQPEELPAQLPEGSVLLDVREANEWQAGHAPEAVHIPMSELVQRLDEIPEADQVYVVCRSGGRSAKVTAYLNANGWDAVNVERGMNGWSSIGRPLVSEDADGEPYVL, encoded by the coding sequence GTGCAGCCGGAGGAACTGCCCGCGCAGCTGCCCGAGGGCAGCGTGTTGCTCGACGTGCGCGAGGCTAACGAGTGGCAGGCCGGGCACGCGCCCGAGGCCGTGCACATCCCGATGAGCGAGCTCGTGCAGCGGCTCGACGAGATCCCGGAGGCCGATCAGGTCTACGTCGTCTGCCGGTCCGGTGGTCGGTCGGCGAAGGTCACCGCGTACCTCAACGCCAACGGCTGGGATGCGGTCAACGTCGAACGCGGCATGAACGGCTGGTCGTCCATCGGCCGACCGCTGGTCTCCGAAGACGCCGACGGCGAGCCGTACGTGCTGTGA
- a CDS encoding solute symporter family protein, with amino-acid sequence MLNIGIFALFVVVTLIIVFRASRNTKTASDYYAAGHAFTGPQNGVAIAGDYLSAASFLGIAGAIAVYGYDGFLYSIGFLVAWLVALLLVAELLRNTGRYTMGDVLSFRMKERPVRTAASLSTLAVTFFYLLAQMAGAGGLVALLLGITSKAGQAAVIAVVGALMILYVLVGGMRGTTWVQIIKAALLIAGAFVMTVWVLGLYGFNLSGLLGAAADVGGEKLLNPGAQYGKTGTSQLDFVSLGIALVLGTAGLPHVLMRFYTVPTAKEARRSVVWAIWLIGLFYLFTLVLGYGAGSLVGSEVIKKAPGGVNSAAPLLALELGGPLLLGFISAVAFATILAVVAGLTITASASFAHDIYANVLKKGSVDDKAQEVRVARITAVVIGVVSILGGIAANGQNVAFLVALAFAVAASANLPTLLYSLFWKRFNTNGALWSIYGGLAVTIVLIVFSPAVSGGEESMFPSLDFALFPLKNPGLVSIPVSFLLGYLGTVLSKEPLNAQKYAEMEVRSLTGAGSEKAITH; translated from the coding sequence ATGCTGAACATCGGCATCTTCGCGCTGTTCGTCGTGGTCACCCTGATCATCGTCTTCCGGGCCAGCCGCAACACCAAGACCGCTTCCGACTACTACGCGGCCGGCCACGCGTTCACCGGCCCGCAGAACGGCGTCGCGATCGCCGGTGACTACCTGTCGGCGGCCTCGTTCCTCGGCATCGCGGGGGCCATCGCGGTCTACGGCTACGACGGTTTCCTGTACTCCATCGGCTTCTTGGTCGCCTGGCTGGTGGCGCTGCTGCTGGTCGCCGAGCTGTTGCGGAACACCGGCAGGTACACGATGGGCGACGTGCTGAGCTTCCGGATGAAGGAACGTCCGGTGCGCACCGCCGCGTCGCTGTCCACCCTGGCCGTGACGTTCTTCTACCTGCTCGCGCAGATGGCCGGCGCCGGTGGCCTGGTCGCACTGCTGCTGGGCATCACCAGCAAGGCCGGGCAGGCCGCGGTGATCGCCGTCGTCGGCGCGCTGATGATCCTGTACGTGCTGGTCGGTGGCATGCGCGGCACCACCTGGGTGCAGATCATCAAGGCGGCGCTGCTGATCGCCGGTGCCTTCGTGATGACGGTGTGGGTGCTCGGCCTCTACGGCTTCAACCTCTCCGGGCTGCTCGGCGCGGCCGCCGACGTCGGTGGCGAGAAGCTGCTCAATCCCGGCGCCCAGTACGGCAAGACCGGGACCAGCCAGCTGGACTTCGTTTCGCTCGGCATCGCGCTGGTGCTCGGTACCGCGGGTCTGCCGCACGTGTTGATGCGCTTCTACACCGTGCCCACCGCCAAGGAGGCCCGCCGCTCGGTGGTCTGGGCGATCTGGCTGATCGGCCTGTTCTACCTGTTCACGCTGGTGCTGGGCTACGGTGCCGGTTCGCTGGTCGGGTCCGAGGTGATCAAGAAGGCGCCGGGCGGGGTGAACTCGGCCGCGCCGCTGCTGGCGCTGGAACTCGGCGGCCCGCTGCTGCTCGGCTTCATCTCCGCGGTGGCGTTCGCGACGATCCTGGCGGTCGTCGCCGGGCTGACCATCACCGCGTCCGCCTCGTTCGCGCACGACATTTACGCCAACGTGCTCAAGAAAGGCTCGGTCGACGACAAGGCGCAGGAGGTCCGGGTCGCCCGGATCACCGCGGTGGTCATTGGTGTCGTGTCGATCCTGGGCGGCATCGCGGCCAACGGCCAGAACGTGGCGTTCCTGGTGGCGCTGGCCTTCGCGGTGGCCGCCTCGGCGAACCTGCCGACGCTGCTGTACTCGTTGTTCTGGAAGCGGTTCAACACCAACGGCGCGCTGTGGAGCATCTACGGCGGTCTGGCGGTCACCATCGTGCTGATCGTGTTCTCGCCCGCCGTTTCCGGTGGCGAGGAATCGATGTTCCCGTCGCTGGACTTCGCGCTGTTCCCGCTGAAAAACCCGGGCCTGGTGTCGATCCCGGTGTCCTTCCTGCTCGGCTACCTCGGGACCGTGCTGAGCAAGGAGCCGCTCAACGCCCAGAAGTACGCCGAGATGGAGGTCCGGTCGCTGACCGGTGCCGGTTCGGAGAAGGCGATCACGCACTGA
- a CDS encoding sodium/solute symporter: MVSSSWSLLGIVLIVAATLGIGIWGSRSARTTSDLSAARQLVPEERNAVAISGEYLSAASFLGVAGLVLKDGADALWYPIGFTAGYLALMLFVAAPMRRSGAYTLPDFAEARLDSLHLRALCTVLVVVIGWLYLVPQLQAAGLALAAIVGVPYWVGVCAVAMIVLTSVLTGALRAVTLVQGFQYWAKLFAITLPAFVLFLVFLTEPQHQALDEPLPPVFQRDTTVHLDTDVRLQVREPVWLADGADTLYLQPGEYSMAAGTELRFPAGAATPVVSGADPNNADWLRPQNEGFRGLFETYSVFIATFLGTMGLPHVLARFYTNPSGTGARRTTLYVLVMLGAFYLFPTIFGLLSRLYVPQLLVTGEADAAVLLLPQAMLGNWAGGLLAAITAAGAFSAFLSASSGLVMSLASVLSSRVAWRGLKLDFRLVAALACLAPTLLALPEDNHDIARSVGLAFAMAASTFCPMLVLGIWWRGLTAAGAACGMVAGGSLVLIAVALTQFAGDSVGWWTTLARQPALVTVPIAFAVTYLVSRATRARVPDGVGRVMLRLHAPDRLGFFDGRLGAGAAEQAPTKGRHHR, translated from the coding sequence ATGGTTTCGAGTTCTTGGTCCCTGTTAGGCATAGTGCTGATCGTCGCGGCGACCCTCGGCATCGGAATCTGGGGTTCCCGGTCGGCGCGCACCACTTCAGACCTCTCCGCCGCGCGGCAGCTGGTGCCCGAAGAGCGCAATGCCGTGGCGATCTCCGGTGAGTACCTGTCGGCCGCGTCGTTCCTGGGCGTCGCGGGCCTGGTGCTCAAGGACGGCGCCGACGCGCTGTGGTACCCGATCGGCTTCACCGCCGGATACCTGGCGTTGATGCTGTTCGTCGCCGCGCCGATGCGCCGCTCCGGCGCATACACGTTGCCGGATTTCGCCGAGGCGCGGCTGGATTCGCTGCACTTGCGGGCGCTATGCACCGTGCTGGTGGTGGTGATCGGCTGGCTCTACCTGGTGCCGCAGTTGCAGGCCGCCGGGCTGGCCCTGGCGGCGATCGTCGGAGTTCCTTACTGGGTGGGGGTTTGCGCCGTCGCGATGATCGTGCTGACCAGCGTGTTGACCGGCGCGTTGCGGGCCGTAACGCTGGTGCAGGGTTTCCAGTACTGGGCGAAGCTGTTCGCGATCACGTTGCCCGCGTTCGTGCTGTTCTTGGTGTTCCTGACCGAGCCGCAGCATCAGGCGCTCGATGAACCGCTACCGCCGGTCTTCCAGCGGGACACGACCGTGCACCTCGACACCGACGTGCGGCTGCAGGTGCGCGAGCCGGTGTGGCTGGCCGACGGCGCCGACACCCTCTACCTGCAGCCCGGCGAGTATTCGATGGCGGCGGGCACCGAGTTGCGGTTCCCGGCGGGCGCGGCGACTCCGGTCGTCTCGGGGGCAGACCCGAACAACGCCGATTGGTTGCGGCCGCAGAACGAGGGGTTTCGCGGCCTGTTCGAAACGTATTCGGTGTTCATCGCGACCTTCCTGGGCACGATGGGGCTGCCGCACGTGCTGGCTCGCTTTTACACCAACCCGAGCGGGACCGGCGCGCGCCGCACCACGCTCTACGTGCTCGTGATGCTCGGCGCCTTCTACCTTTTCCCGACGATCTTCGGGCTGCTGTCCCGGCTGTACGTGCCGCAGCTGCTGGTCACCGGCGAGGCCGATGCGGCGGTTTTGCTGCTACCGCAAGCGATGCTGGGTAATTGGGCGGGCGGGCTGCTCGCGGCGATCACCGCGGCGGGGGCGTTCTCGGCGTTCTTGTCGGCCTCGTCGGGCCTGGTGATGAGCCTGGCCTCGGTGCTGTCGTCGCGGGTCGCGTGGCGCGGCCTGAAGCTCGATTTCCGGCTGGTCGCCGCGCTGGCCTGCCTTGCTCCGACGTTGTTGGCGCTGCCTGAGGACAACCACGACATCGCGCGCAGCGTCGGGTTGGCGTTCGCGATGGCCGCTTCGACGTTCTGCCCGATGCTGGTGCTCGGGATCTGGTGGCGTGGGCTGACCGCGGCCGGGGCCGCCTGCGGCATGGTGGCCGGCGGGAGCCTGGTGCTGATCGCGGTGGCGCTGACTCAGTTCGCGGGGGATTCGGTCGGCTGGTGGACGACGCTGGCCAGGCAACCGGCGCTGGTCACGGTGCCGATCGCGTTCGCGGTCACCTATCTGGTCAGCCGGGCGACCCGGGCGCGGGTCCCGGACGGGGTCGGCCGGGTGATGTTGCGTCTGCACGCGCCGGACCGGCTCGGTTTCTTCGACGGTCGGCTCGGCGCGGGTGCCGCGGAGCAGGCGCCGACCAAGGGGCGCCATCACCGCTGA